A single window of Loxodonta africana isolate mLoxAfr1 chromosome 10, mLoxAfr1.hap2, whole genome shotgun sequence DNA harbors:
- the LOC100664719 gene encoding olfactory receptor 4K15-like — translation MDQGNNSRVTEFVLHSLSGPQELQLFYFAFFTLFYSTIVLGNLLIVLTVLSEPALHTPMYFLLSNLSFIDVCLSTFATPKMIVDFFKEHKTISFEACMAQIFFQHVCAGGEMMLLVAMAYDRYVAICRPLHYAAIMSVHKCTVLVVGSWLIGVLHSVSQLVFTVNLPFCGPNQVDSFFCDLLLVIKLACTDTDILEKLTLLDSGLIALSSFVLLLISYMVILITVRHRSSVGMAKARTTLTAHVTVVTLFYGPCIFIYACSFNKFLVNNILSIFYTVFTPLLNPLVYTLRNKEVVSAMQKLWRRQVNS, via the coding sequence ATGGACCAAGGAAATAACTCAAGAGTGACTGAATTTGTGTTGCACAGTCTTTCAGGTCCTCAAGAGCTACAACTTTTTTACTTTGCATTTTTCACACTCTTCTATTCAAccattgtgctgggaaacctcctCATTGTGCTCACAGTCCTCTCTGAACCTGCgctacacacacccatgtacttcctgctcagTAACCTCTCCTTCATTGATGTGTGTCTATCCACCTTTGCCACTCCCAAAATGATTGTTGACTTCTTCAAGGAGCACAAGACCATCTCTTTTGAGGCCTGCATGGCCCAGATATTCTTTCAGCATGTCTGTGCTGGTGGTGAAATGATGCTCCTTGTGGCCATGGCATATGACAGATATGTAGCCATATGTCGACCCCTGCACTATGCAGCCATCATGAGTGTACACAAGTGTACAGTCCTTGTTGTGGGCTCCTGGCTCATTGGAGTCCTGCACTCAGTAAGCCAGTTAGTCTTCACAGTAAACCTTCCATTCTGTGGTCCAAATCAAGTGGATAGTTTTTTCTGTGACCTTCTCTTAGTTATCAAACTTGCCTGCACTGATACAGATATCCTTGAGAAACTCACGCTTTTAGATAGTGGTCTAATAGCTTTGAGCTCTTTTGTGCTCTTGCTCATCTCCTACATGGTCATCCTGATCACTGTGAGACACCGATCCTCAGTGGGCATGGCTAAGGCTCGGACCACCCTGACTGCCCATGTCACTGTGGTGACCCTGTTCTATGGGCCCTGCATCTTCATCTATGCCTGCTCTTTCAACAAATTCCTGGTGAATAATATCCTCTCAATATTCTATACTGTTTTCACCCCTCTCTTAAACCCCTTGGTCTACACATTAAGAAATAAAGAGGTAGTATCAGCAATGCAGAAACTGTGGAGGCGACAAGTAAATTCCTAA